A stretch of Aedes aegypti strain LVP_AGWG chromosome 2, AaegL5.0 Primary Assembly, whole genome shotgun sequence DNA encodes these proteins:
- the LOC5572792 gene encoding zinc finger protein 836: MDPATFTIWDPSQPNAKMKIINIPGQGPAQLIETVSSNSGTSGQAEQIILQTHDGQEYLVDENDISRIDQIPPENLIYMATDDGSLIQGEVVHVQPEDMHQHVIQQGQEYMECEVTEEVITDDWVQTDGQECVQVTVDQLGATTVIGAAEDDVTVPLPTDQDEYTTSRPYPCDFCSRRFRKKSNLMNHMIAHSNDRPHVCNLCGAQYMRRGDLLNHLKLHAYVPDDHEESMRHDSDEFEYDLSGSTPPSLKRRSFSEDEDDLLIPAPTQYAPLPAPATKIPKKPRAKPSASKSSKKSTNRARQSQAQRQQQETKYNASVEPFVNLPPRYPVTDDRKPFVCQKCGISFAREKALASHSRIHGGDSPFDCETCGHRFWDRVMLQEHIRQRHASNFLAAPLELPPAEIVVTPPDEVEEDSPAEEDVEGQYYCDNCGLMFQKQELLKRHIKQAHTVREPKFEPISQIVRQRQQHQQQIQQEEEEDDEDTDNQMEETEPQQPLSCNVCGETFLEALDLLAHAEVHARFEPYKCQLCRESFLDENTIKEHVQKQHSHELTETSCVICGKSCKNHAGLLKHAFEHSRERTKLFGSHSCSKCGKTFHNKARLKRHMVSHRNKSVRCEICQEEFPDGRSLMNHRHSHTKTKQFPCHECGKTFGSRSSQQIHLRIHSGERPYGCRFCWKAFADGGTLRKHERVHTGEKPYGCSVCPRAFNQRVVLREHIRSHHSAPDTKRGTATQPYFCAVCSQLFETSMELIQHLIQHSDMNTAMKRQPPTFPRKYKRRRKLKADEGEKPPHSSKSRKKEVNITYIETEQEPAEDEDLLKNPAEVLLEYGAGTSNKKLIASPKYISSYDLLASTSVDLKPSTVDDNGINLLSNVVLVSNSEKKIKTIKTESPKGRAVKQSSSPGATSTNSLGTSSGSRPRMIHTQKTRVPVNDGKRKTKTVITKDIKSHPESTTSPYTTLEFKRSKNRTVPTYREIPSDKISSESFPLLDDGREDDGDGDDQSESNQAALDALSSSQRHQQEVPNYEDLLNQNLLMEISRKDKYIDKYNSDIVNDLEEILRSPIKTTNNNVPPAVIMATPRTSHYSNSQDEQDEDESEQKPRKVSRKQQLKKISKETAQKSLTSALRSQRLTRRQLEREVNFLREAYNPDPHSTISIKQEKDSPDKLSAMLLNDLQQPSSSSSSMALLNPKLEPMPEPLMTDEGETESTQLQEVAPPPVVQIFQCEICLAVFDSRSQLLLHVPIHI; the protein is encoded by the exons ATGGATCCTGCAACGTTCACAATCTGGGACCCCTCCCAGCCGAATGCCAAAATGAAGATTATCAATATTCCCGGGCAGGGCCCGGCTCAGTTGATAGAAACCGTATCGTCAAACAGCGGAACATCGGGCCAAGCCGAACAAATCATACTGCAAACACACGACGGTCAAGAGTACCTGGTGGACGAAAATGACATCAGCCGCATAGATCAGATACCGCCGGAAAATCTCATCTACATGGCCACCGATGATGGCTCGTTGATTCAGGGGGAAGTTGTCCACGTACAGCCGGAAGATATGCACCAGCATGTAATACAACAGGGTCAGGAATACATGGAATGTGAAGTAACGGAAGAAGTCATAACCGACGACTGGGTCCAAACCGATGGGCAGGAATGTGTCCAAGTTACGGTGGATCAGCTGGGAGCGACAACGGTGATCGGAGCAGCCGAAGATGACGTTACAGTACCGCTTCCAACGGATCAGGACGAATATACGACTTCTCGGCCTTATCCGTGCGATTTCTGCAGTCGAAGGTTCAGGAAGAAGTCCAACTTGATGAATCATATGATTGCGCACTCGAATGACAGACCCCATGTGTGTAATTTATGCGGTGCACAATATATGAGGCGAGGTGACTTACTGAATCATCTAAAATTGCACGCGTACGTTCCCGATGATCACGAAGAATCGATGCGGCATGATTCGGATGAAT TCGAATACGACCTTTCCGGATCAACGCCACCCAGTTTGAAGCGAAGGTCTTTCTCCGAAGATGAAGACGATCTTCTGATTCCGGCGCCCACACAGTATGCACCTCTGCCAGCACCAGCCACAAAAATACCCAAGAAGCCTCGGGCAAAGCCTAGTGCTTCAAAATCTAGCAAAAAATCAACCAATCGAGCGCGCCAGTCTCAAGCGCAGCGACAACAACAGGAAACCAAGTACAATGCATCGGTGGAACCTTTCGTGAACCTTCCACCACGGTATCCAGTGACCGACGACAGGAAGCCATTCGTTTGCCAAAAATGTGGCATCTCGTTTGCTCGGGAAAAGGCACTTGCCTCACACTCCCGAATTCACGGAGGAGACTCTCCGTTTGACTGCGAAACATGTGGACATCGATTCTGGGACCGCGTAATGTTACAGGAACACATCCGACAACGACATGCTTCAAATTTTCTAGCCGCTCCATTGGAATTACCGCCCGCTGAAATCGTGGTTACGCCTCCAGATGAGGTCGAAGAGGACAGCCCTGCCGAAGAAGACGTTGAAGGTCAATACTACTGCGACAACTGTGGTTTGATGTTCCAAAAGCAAGAACTATTAAAACGACACATAAAACAAGCTCACACTGTCCGAGAGCCTAAATTCGAACCAATCAGTCAAATTGTTCGCCAACGTCAGCAGCATCAACAGCAAATCCAGCAGGAAGAGGAAGAAGACGATGAAGATACGGATAATCAGATGGAAGAAACAGAACCCCAACAACCCCTCTCCTGTAATGTATGCGGAGAAACGTTCCTGGAAGCGTTGGATCTGTTGGCTCACGCCGAAGTCCATGCAAGGTTCGAACCGTACAAATGCCAGCTCTGTCGGGAATCGTTCTTAGATGAAAACACCATTAAGGAACATGTCCAGAAACAGCACAGCCATGAGCTGACGGAAACTTCTTGTGTGATTTGCGGAAAGTCGTGCAAGAATCACGCCGGTCTGTTGAAGCATGCCTTCGAGCACTCGCGTGAAAGGACTAAGTTGTTCGGTTCCCATAGTTGCTCCAAATGTGGCAAAACGTTCCACAACAAAGCCCGACTCAAGCGCCACATGGTGTCCCATCGGAACAAATCGGTTCGGTGCGAAATTTGCCAGGAAGAGTTTCCCGATGGGCGGAGTTTGATGAACCACCGGCACTCGCACACGAAAACCAAACAGTTCCCCTGCCACGAGTGTGGGAAAACATTTGGCTCGCGTTCGTCCCAGCAGATCCATCTGAGGATTCATTCCGGGGAGCGGCCGTACGGATGTCG ATTCTGCTGGAAAGCCTTTGCCGATGGAGGAACGCTGCGCAAACATGAGCGGGTCCACACCGGAGAGAAACCCTACGGTTGTTCGGTGTGTCCTCGGGCCTTCAACCAGCGAGTGGTGCTGAGGGAGCACATACGATCTCACCACTCCGCTCCGGACACCAAACGTGGCACTGCCACGCAACCGTATTTCTGTGCCGTTTGCAGTCAGCTGTTTGAAACATCGATGGAATTAATCCAACATCTGATCCAGCATAGCGATATGAATACGGCTATGAAACGGCAACCGCCGACCTTCCCTAGAAAGTACAAAAGACGAAGAAAGCTCAAAGCCGATGAAGGAGAAAAACCACCGCACTCTAGCAAGAGTAGGAAAAAAGAAGTCAATATCACCTACATAGAAACTGAGCAAGAACCTGCGGAGGATGAAGATTTGCTAAAGAATCCGGCAGAAGTTTTGCTAGAATACGGCGCAGGAACTTCGAACAAGAAATTAATAGCATCTCCCAAGTACATAAGTTCGTACGACCTATTAGCTTCAACTTCGGTAGACCTGAAGCCCTCAACCGTAGACGACAACGGGATAAACCTTCTTAGCAATGTAGTTCTCGTCTCCAATAGTGAgaaaaagatcaaaaccatcaaaacagaatctccAAAAGGGCGCGCGGTGAAGCAGTCGTCATCTCCTGGAGCAACGTCTACCAACTCATTAGGTACATCTTCCGGATCTAGACCCCGTATGATTCATACTCAAAAAACGCGAGTACCTGTCAACGACGGAAAGCGTAAAACCAAAACGGTCATCACCAAAGACATTAAAAGTCATCCGGAAAGCACTACCAGCCCATACACAACTCTTGAATTCAAACGTTCGAAGAATCGTACAGTGCCAACCTATCGGGAAATCCCATCTGACAAGATTTCCTCCGAAAGTTTCCCACTCCTAGACGATGGACGGGAAGATGATGGCGACGGGGATGACCAATCGGAATCAAACCAAGCCGCTCTGGACGCCTTATCCAGCAGCCAACGGCACCAGCAAGAGGTCCCCAATTACGAAGATCTCCTCAACCAAAATCTTCTCATGGAAATATCCCGAAAGGACAAATACATTGACAAATACAACAGCGACATTGTCAACGATCTGGAAGAAATTCTCCGATCTCCAATCAAAACCACTAACAATAATGTGCCACCAGCGGTCATTATGGCCACTCCCAGAACTAGTCACTACAGCAACAGCCAAGATGAACAGGACGAAGACGAATCAGAGCAGAAACCTCGCAAAGTCTCCCGCAAGCAACAGCTCAAGAAAATTAGCAAAGAAACCGCACAGAAGTCGCTCACTTCGGCGCTGCGCAGTCAACGGCTGACCAGGCGTCAACTGGAACGAGAGGTCAACTTCCTGCGGGAAGCCTACAACCCAGATCCCCACTCGACCATTAGTATCAAACAGGAGAAGGACAGCCCAGACAAACTTTCCGCAATGCTGTTGAACGACCTGCAGCAACCTTCGTCGTCGTCATCTTCTATGGCGTTGCTCAACCCCAAGCTGGAACCAATGCCGGAACCCTTGATGACCGATGAGGGCGAAACGGAGAGCACTCAACTTCAGGAGGTAGCGCCTCCACCGGTGGTGCAGATATTTCAATGCGAAATCTGCTTGGCCGTGTTCGACAGTCGCTCTCAGTTGTTGCTACACGTGCCTATCCACATCTAA